The DNA segment TTGATCTTTTATAATGTCAGCACACTGTTTATCAGACATTTGAGATGCGTTAATTAATATATTCTTGCTCTCATCTGTCAGTACAATTGATATAGCATCTGCACGTTCTGTAGGTCTTAGCAGATTTGTCAAATCGTTCTTACTAATATCCAACATAAGAAAACCAATCTTTTCATTGCTTCGTTCCAATTCAGGAACATATACATTTCTTGAAAGCGTAATCATATTTCTGTGAAAGGGATTCTGGCTGACAATCAGTTTCCCATGCATATTAGATGTTTCGTTTTGGAGCACGGAAGCGTATTTTTCTGTCTGTTCAATTGTTTTCACATAGATTGCATTATTAATGTATATCTCATTATATTTATTAAATAGGCAGACATTCATAATTGAAGGCTGGCTGTTCATAAGTAAAGAATTTATATTGAATGAAATCCTGCTTATAAGAGAATTGAAACTATCTTCATCCATCACCCTTTGCTCTGTATGTAAATATTCCTGTACCTCATCTGAGTAATATAAAAATTTTGTTGTAGCCTGATCATAATTGCTGAATGTACTATTCAATAAGTTTGATTTCTCTGTGATATTCTGCTCTGTCTGATCATAAACCATGTTTTTCAACTGCCTGAACATCACAGCAGTAATACTCAATATAATGATGTCACTAATAACAATAAAAGGAAGACAAAAGCAAAGAATTTTATTTTTTATCTTCAACTTTCCAAAAAACTCATATACCATCCTTTTCATATCTTAGCACACCCTTTATATTTTTAAAAATTCAGGTCTATATACGCCCCTTATTGTAGAGAACCGAAGCCAGTCCATACCGATGAATATATTCTGTTTTCTCTGCAGATTTATTCTCATGAATATGATCCAATAAATGACCATTCAGGACCTCTTCCACACATTTTATCATATGATCAATGTATAGTTCACCAATTGGCCGCAGATAATGTCCCGGAAAAATAAGTTCATACTCATCTCTTCTATCTCTTAGTTTCTTCAATGATAGCAGATAATTCTCCATTGTATCCGAATAGCTGTCAAAAATCAGCGTCGGCGTGCTGACAATGGTATCCGCTGAAAAAAGAATCCTGTTTTCCGAATCCAAAAGGCAAATGCTGTCTTTTGTGTGTCCTGGCGTTTCGATGACCTCTAGCTCTCGATTCCCAAGTAAAAATCGGTCACCTTCTCTGATTCCCTTTAAGTTGTATTGTTTCACGAACTTTGCATCATATGTAAGACTCGCCATATGATTATATTCCATTCTGGCTTTCTGTTCTTCAAAAAACTCCTGCCGCTGTTTCACATTATTTTGACTTTTAATCACAGAGATTGCATTTTCAGGAGCATAGACACAATCAAAGTGCCCATTTCCTCCAGCATGATCATAATGATGATGAGTATTCACTACAACATAAGGCAGGTCAGTCATAGTCTCAACCACAGCTCTAATATCCCCCAATCCGATCCCAGTATCAATCAATAGAGCTTTTTTAGTACCAATGACCAGATACATAATATCAATGCCAAACTCATCAATCGCATAGACATCTTTTGCTACTTCTTGGATATCAAATCCATTTATCTGATATAAATTCATATTATCTTTGTAAAAATCGCTCATTTGAATTGCCTCCTTCATTTCACTGCGCCTGCCGTCAGACCGCTAGTAATATACTTTTGTCCTGCGATATAAATAACTATAATAGGTATCATGCTCACCGTCAATCCGGCAATTAATAGATTCCACTGCGCATTCGTCGTTGTCTTAAACATATACAGATTTACTGTGATTGTTCTTAAACTCTCATCACTGATAATGATCGTAGGGAGCAATAAATCATTCCATGTCCATAAAAAATACAATATCACCAAGGTCACTGTAGACGATTTCACAAGAGGAAGAATAATTTGCGTCATGGTGCGGAACGGAGAAGCGCCATCAATGGCAGCCGCCTCCTCAAGCTCCCTTGGAACACTTTTCAGAAATCCCACATAAGTCATGACCCCAAAAGAAGTAAAAAATCCACTGTTAAAAATAATAAGTCCCAGATGAGTGTTAGTCAAATTCAAATTTTTAGCCAGAATAGAAATTGCGATCATCACCGCATGAAACGGTATAATATGACCTAATACAAATAGTAAATACAAACCATCGCCAAGTTTTCCATCCAGATGTGAGATCCCATATGCACTGGTAAACGATATTATGCACGCTATTAGAACCGTGAAAGCCGTCACAAATAAAGTATTTCGGAAGGCTGTAGAAAAATTCATACTATCCATTGCCTGTTTGAAATTATCCAGATAAAGGCTCTTTGGCAGAGAAAGAAAAGAAGTTAAAATCTCCTTATTGGGTTTGAATGCATTCATGACAATCAAAAAAACGGGCAACATAAAGATCAATCCTGCTAAAAGACAGATGATGCTTTTTACTGTGCTTTTTTTACTAATTTCTTTTGCCATCAAAGTTGGACCTCCCTTCTTCTAGTCAAAGTCAACTGAATCATAGCTATGACACACACCATCAGAAATAGCACCATAGATTTTGCTGATGCATATCCTGTTTTAAAAGCTCCAAATGCATCATTGTAAATATTTAATGCAATGGTCTGTGTACTGTTTGCCGGGCCGCCTCTTGTCAGTGAAAGCGGAATATCAAAGGCTTTAAATGCTCCTGATATAGATACGAACAGGTTAATTGTAATAGTAGGCATCAATAGGGGCAATTGAATATGAAAGATTTTCTTAATTCCCGTGCAGCCGTCTAATAGTGCTGCTTCTATAATATCTTTGGGGATTGTCTGAAGTCCGGCAATATAAAGCATCATTAGAAATCCTATTTCCTGCCATGTTGTTACCAGCAACACTGCAATAGCAGCCATTTTTGCATCACCAAACCAGCTGACCTCCGCAATTTTATTCAAGTGCACCATTTTCGCAAAACTTGGTATTACTCCTGTAAATAGAAAGAGCCATACAAAAGAAACCATAACTCCACTTATTATGTTTGGTATAAAAAAGAGTGAACGTGTGACACCTTTCCATCGAATCTTTGAATCTAACAAGTAAGCAATCAGGAATCCCGCAACATTAGATATGAGGATAGATGCAATGCCAAGCAGCACAGTAAAAACAATCGCATGTATAAATGTCTTATCCCTAAACAATTTAACGTAGTTTGTAAATCCATTAAATATTTTTGTCCCTTTAATCAGATTCCAGTTATAGAATGAAGATGGTATGGTTTCAAATAATAACGGCCATATAATGGCTATTCCATAGAATACAAGAGAAGGGACCACAAGTAATAGATAGAACTTCTTATTTTTCTTATTTAAATAATTCGACATATTGATCTCCCTTTTGGGTACAGAAATAATTTTTAAAGTACCCTTCCCGGAATCTTACAGACAGTCTTATCTCTGATCATCCATGGGAAAGGTACTTTTATTTCTAATAATTACTCTAAAAGTTCCGAATATTTTGTATCTAAATCTGCAAGCGTCTGCTTTTCATCCGTAATTCCAGAGAAGTATCCCTGAATTGCAGGACCTATCAGATCATTCGCTCCGGACTCCAGCTGCAGATAAACCCATGGTTTGATCTGATTATCTCTCATGTATTGATTGTAATCATCAAGATATGGATAGGACAATTTTGAATCGCAATCCATGGGTGCTACTGAACTTCCCATTGTATTTCTTGTATAACTACCCCATCCATTTTCAGGATCATTCAAAAACTTTAAAACTTCTTTTACTTCATCCGGATGTTTTGTGTTTTTATTTACGACCACGCAGATCCCTACATCAACATCCAGTTTTGCATCCTGAGGGTCATCCGTCAAAGGTACTGCGAACAAACCTGCCTTTAAATTGGGATCAATACTTTCAGCGTTTAATAGAGAAAACTCTCCTGTCAGAATCATGGCTGCTTCTCCTGAAGCAAACGCATTAAACCCTGAAGTTGAATCCGCGTCCATATAATTGCTCCCTGAATTTTCTTTCATCAAATCCATAAACTCAAATTCTCTGTCAGAATTTTTATTCTTAAAGCTTCCTTTTCCTTCATTCATATCATTGATCCATGTCTTATAATCCCCAACTGCAGTTCCCTGAAGGCAACTGAACAGATGATTCAAAGTCCAGCTTTCCTGATAAGTTGCAGCAAAAGGCGTAATATTTTTTTCATTTAACTTCGCACATACATCCTTTAATTCTGAAAATGTTTCCGGTACTTCGGTAATTCCCGCCTTCTCAAATAAATCCTGGTTATAGAATATTCCGAGCATTTCAATTTCCAAGGGATATGCATACACCTTTCCCTCATAGCTAGATGCTTCCTTTGCAAAATCATAGATTTCAGGTATAAAGTCCTGATCGCTTAAATCCATAATTCTATCATTCTTAGCAAATTCCTGAACTTGTGAATATGGATTGAGCCAAAATAAATCAGGCAAGTCATCTGATGCCACCTTTGCGCCCAAAAACTGATTATAATCTCCGGTCTGCATCTCTACATCGAATTCAATATTATCATGCGCAGCGTTAAAAGCTTCCGCAGCCTTTTTATGATTCTCCGCTGCTCCAGATCCCCACACTGCCATCTTCACAGGTGTTTTCCCTGATTTATCCGACATACTTTCTTTCGATCTTGATTTCTCTGAGTTTTGGCTGGATTTCCCATCAACACTTCCACAAGCAAACAGAGTTGCGCTCATTGTCACCATAAGCAGAAGACTTATTATTTTCTTTTTCATACAAATAATCCTCCCGATAATAAAAAACATCTCATTGTGTATAAGAAGTACTTCTTTATACTATTTATCTTAACATCCATCCTGTCTTCCTGCCCAGACTAAAAAAATTGACATTCACTATTGAAAATTTGACATTTAAAAGAACCACGATAAAGTTATCCAGTTTTATCGTGATTCTTCTTCGGTTTATAGTGGGTATGTTCGTTTATTCCAGAAATGGCCGTGACCTTCTTTCCAAATCCCGAATATTTTTATTGTAAGGAATTGCAACGACCGGCAAAGTCACAAGCCATGCCAGCACCGTTGCCAGATAATATGCATATTCACCGATATAAATAGACAGGACAAAGATCGAGAAGGCTCGTGCCGCAAGTTGCAGAAAAGCTGCGTACATTGGATATTTCGGATGGCCCAGAGTCTGAATTGCGACTCGGTATAAGTACATTGGTGTCATTATAAACATGCCTAATGTTGTCACTCGCACATTTGTAACTGTAACACGCAGCGTCTGATCATATAGTTCATCTGTCCGCAAGAGGAAAATGTTCGCCAACTGTGGTGCAAAAATCTGTACAAAAATGTTTAGAACTGCCGTGATGATTAAAGCCACCAAGATAATCTGATATACGCCTTTTTTAACTCTTTTGATCTTGCCGGCACCCAAGTTCTGTCCGATAAATACGGAAAGTCCAGTCTGGATCGCCATAATTACAGATTCCAGTAAAGTAAAAATCTTCGTCGCCGAGGAAACACCGGCCGTAAAAAAGGGACCGATTGCATTCACCTGACTAGATACGAGACTTCCGCCTAAGGAAATCACCGCACTGTTGACCAGCATTGGAAGCCAAAGTTCTGCAATTTGCCGCATCAGTTTCTGTTCAAGTTTCCAATCAGATCGCTGTCGAGGGAACATCGAGCTTTTGCAAAGTGGCACTAGAGCAATCAACATCGCCATGAACTGTGCAATAACAGTTGCAATGGCACCGCCTTTGACACCCCAGCCAAAGCCCACAATAAACAACAGATCCAAACCGACATTAATGATAGTCGAGGTACTGATGGCATAAAGAGTAATCTTACTGTTTCCAATCCCACGCAATAGTGCGACAGCAACATTATAGATGAAAATAAACGGAATGCCCAGAAATATTATGAAAAAGTAATCTCGCGTCATCGCTAGAATCTCTGAGGGTACTTTAAATATTTGGAAAATTAGTTTCAAATTGCTTTCGACTAGGATTGTCAATGTAAGTGCAAGAATAAGAGTAAGTGTTCCAGCGTTCCCGACGATTTTTTTAAGTCGGTCACGATTGTCTTTTCCAACATTATAAGAAACCAGAATGCTGAGTGTACTCGATAAATCCCGGGCAATAGCATTGAAGAGCCAGATAACCCAAGAACAACTGTTAACCGCTGCCAGAGCCTGAATATTAATAAATTTTCCGACAATAACAGCGTCGGTAATATAATACAATTGCTGGAAAATATTCCCGAACACCAACGGCAGGGAAAAGAGCATTACCAGTTTCACTGGCTTGCCTGTAAGCATATCAATGTCCTGTTTCCATTTGGATTTCCCGATACTAATCTTTTTCTCTAACACTTGTTTTCTCCTAAAATCAAGTTGCCTTAGCGCACCTTTAACGGCACGCAAAGGCAACCTGATATATTTGAATTGACTCTTTACTTTCGCACTAGTATTACACTAACTACATATTACATCTTATCCATTGCCTTTTCATCCGCATAATGTTCAAACCAGATATAGTAAACCTCTTTATCCGGATCTGCCACCAAATCATGATCAGCACCAGCTGGTATAAAGCTCCAATCACCGGCCTGCTGTGAAACAGTTTCCATATTGTTCTTTGCTTTATAACCGACACTCATATGAAAGTCTGATGCCCCTACGCAATAGTTCCACTGATGAACCTTGGGATGCCCGGCTTCGACCGTTCCCTCACCAATGGCCCGGGTTGTCCCCAGAATCACACGGCCCATCCATTTGGGGCAGAGAATCATCCGTGCTTCAGTGTTTGGTCCTTTACAATCCTGAATATATTGTATGCATTCACTGTGCAGGCGGAAATACGGAAGACGAATATGCCATCTATTAAACGCCGCCATATCACTCTGGTTCATTTCAACAATATTTAATACAAACTCCATGTCCTCAATCGCATGAATCTCATATTCTTCTTTCTCCATGTAGGGTACATAGAATGCCACTTCTGTAATTTGATGCTTACCGTCGCAATCAATTAGTTCCCCTTGCCCTTTGCCAAAGAATATAATTACACTCTTATCGCTAAAGAGTTCCGGAGAAATTCGATGTCCTGCTTTTAAGAAACATTTATAACTGGTAATACCGTCTTTATAGATCCCTGGTAAAAGCTCTGCTTTTGCAAAACCATTATCATCGAACTGAGCCCGGGCAGCTATATCTGATGCTTTATCAACATAAAAATTCTTTAAATATTTTTGTTCCATATTATTATCTTCCTTTCTTATTCAGATGCTTCTGTCTAATGTTTCAGTACATCGATAAGTTTCTCATCTTTAGCCAGTGTAATCATAAAATCACGTTCTCTGGTATAATGTTCATACCAAACATAAAACACCTCATTTCCCGAGTCGGCCACCAGACTATGGTCAGGTCCCGCTGGAACAAAACTAAAATCGCCCCCCTTCTGAACAATTGGTGCCTGATGATCAATACTTAGGTTAAATTCTGATTTTCCAACACTATAATTCCATTGCGCAACCGCTGGATGCCCTTTTTCATCTGTGCCTTCACCTACAGCCCTGACGACACCCATGAGTACTCTGCCAAGTTGTCCGGCACCTATAATCAGCCATGAAGTGGTATTCATACCTTTGCAGTCCTGATCGTAAATCTGTCCATCCGTGTATTTACGAAAAAAAGGCAGATGAATATGACTGTGTTCAAACTTCTCCCGATCCCATTGATTCATTTCGACAACACTCATAATAAATTCCATATCATCAGTTGCATGAATCGTAAATGAATCGTGATCGAAATCCGGCACATAGAATGATAGCTCTGTAATATTATGGGCTTCCTGCGAGTTTGTCACATAGCCACGCCCTTTGCCAAATATATACACCACTGTTTCGTTTTGATATAATTGGGGTCTCGTCTCACTGTTAGCTTTTAGGAAACACTTATAATTACGTATCCCGCCATCATAGCTTCCTGCCAACACTTCTTCCATATAAAAGCCATCAACATCATATTCGACATCAATATCTTCATTCCTTACGATATAATAATCTTTCATTTGAACGCCTTCTTCCTATTATTCCATTTCGCCTTTCGCCAGCTTTACAATATAGTCCCCTGCTCCTCTGCTATACTGTTCATACCACACGTAAAATACTTCCTGTCCCGATTTAGCCATTAAACTGTGATCTGGACCTGCCGGGATAAAACTCCAATCACCAGATTTGGTCTGCGTACTTTCTCCGTCTACAGTGAGCTCAAAATCAGCATTCCCCAGGCAATAATTCCATTGATGAACAGCCGGATGCCCTTTTTCATCGGTACCTTCACCAACAGCACGAACAACACCTATGATAACGTGTCCTAGCTGTTTTGGATTGAGCACATGCCAGGATGTTGTATTTGCTCCTTTGCAGTCCTGATCATATCGGACACATTGACTAAGCGAACGAAAATAAGGCAAACGAATATGAGAATGCTGATAATCGTCCCAATCATAATCATCCATCGTCACAACTGATTTGACAAACTCCATATCCTCAAAAGCATGTATACGATAAGGATTCTGATCAAAATTCGGAAAATAAAAACTTACTTTTTCCTCAATATTATGCACCTTGTCACAATCGGCGACATAGCCGCTTCCTTTTCCGAACATGTAAATGACAACTTTGTCCTTGCTTAGTTCCGGTTTGATCTCGCTTCCAGCCTTTAAAAAGCCCTTATAATTTCGGACACTTCCATCATGACTATCAGCTAAAAGCTCAGTAATGGCAAACCCTCGTGCATCGTACTGTTTTTCAATTTCCGCTGCCCGAGCAATATAAAACTGACTCATTTTACTTACCTCCCGCTTAATTAATGATATCTTAACCGTAAATCCCGTCCTTGTAATCGTTAAAGATCTGCTGATAACGTTGCAGGAAATCTTTACGCGAAGATACACCAGAAACATACTTCGCCCAGTTCTCTTCCATATCCGTATAAATCGAAGACGGCATATACACATATACATTCTCTACACCCTTACCGGCTTTTACTAATTCAACAACATCTTTGGCAATGGCCGGCATTTTATCTGAAACCTCCAGACTTTCAATTGCTGTCGGACTTCCCATGGTTTCCTGATGCCATATTCTCGCATCTTCGGATGAAGCAAGATAGCTGGCAAAATCTTTCGTACAAGCAACAACGTTTGGATCATCATTTTTTGTAACACTGATAGCAATGGAAGCAATAGCCATTTTATTCTTGTCGGCATCATTTGAAACTGGAAGAATATCCTGTTTCACATAATCAAGCATCTTCGGATTGGAGTTCTGGATATTCGGGGTTTCATAAGATCCTTCACCAACCAACATTGCACACTCCTCAGCAAAGAAAGCATTCCTGCAAGTCCACTTATCAGCCGAAACTGCACCCTCCTGAGCAAAGGGCATTAATATATCTTCATATGTATCCAGCAATTCAGCCATCTCCGGATCTTTATCCAAGCCAACATCTTCACCATTCAATAATTTATCGAGCGTCTCTTTACCGCCATCTTCTTTATTCAATAACCAGTAATTCCCAACGTTGTTAAACAGGTTTAAATAGGTTTCCGCCCAAGGCATCATAAAGGGCTGAACACCTTTTGCCTTCAGATCTTTGCAATACTGCAGCAGTTCATCCCTAGTCTGCGGGGTGTGGTCCCAACCAGTCTCTTTCAAAATACGGGTATTGTAAAGAATCCCTGTGCCCTCAATGACCACTGGTAACACCTGCATGCCATAGTCTCCATTCGTTCCATTGGCGATCTGCTCTTTGGTCAGGAGATTATATGCTTCACAACCAGTGCTTAGATCTTCACAATACTGCCACCAACTTTCACGGCGAATACCGTACCCCAGCGTTATGATATTCGGCAGTTCCCCCGCAGAAAGCGCCGAGACCAATAAATCCTCATATTTATCTGAGCTGGGGAAGGTTGCGGTAATCTCGCCAATTTCCGGATGATCTGCTTTGTAAGAATCAACCAAAACATCAAAGTTGTCGGTCCATTGTCCCAAAGGCAACATTACTGTCAGATCGATGGAACCCGCCGGAAGTTTTTTGATATCGGTGCTCTCCGATTTCACATTGCTTTTAACGACAGTTGTCTGCTTCTTTCCGTCATCCTTGTCAGATGAACCACATCCGCCAAAAGCAGAAACTGCCATAAGCATTGTCATTAATAATGCTATAGTTTTGATTTTCTTCATAACACCTTTCTCCTTTCATATGTCCCTTTTATTTATTATAAATTTGATTACTCAAAATTATAATCTTTGCTACCCCTTGACTGCCCCTACGGTAACACTGCTGAGTACCTGTTTCTGTGCGGCAATAAAGAAAATGAACAATGGCAGGATTGATAACGTAACCGCCGCAACCGCCACATCCCAAGAAAACAGTGCTTCATTGAATAAGGACATCATTGCGATTTGGATCGTCCGCTTCTGCGGTTTAGTCAGAATAAACTGAGTCATCAGATAGTTATTCCAGTACTTCAGCACCTCCAACGACACGATGGTAAAAGTTGTACCTTTAGTCAGTGGAAACACAATCCGCCAGTAGAGAGTAAACGCAGAACAGCCATCTATAATAGCAGATTCTTCGATTTCCAAGGGTAGTACCTTGACCGCACCGGTTACCAAAAAAATCGACATCGGCAGAGAAAAAGTCCAATTACTGATAATAACCCCAAGAAAATGATTGCCCATATTAAGCACACCGATCATTTTCGCAAAAGTAATCATGATACACTGAAACGGTACACACATACCACAGAGAATCAGGCCAAAACATAGCTTAGTGAACCAGTTTCGATGGCGAGCAAGCCAATATCCGGTCATACCACTCAAAATGACTGTCCCAAGAGCAGAAAAGATGGTTATGATCAATGTATTGCCTAGCACTTTAGGATAATCCAGACGCTTCCATGCAGTCATAAAATTCTGCAAGGTTGGATTTTTAGGCAGCGCGGCAATGCTTTCAGTAATTTCTGCGTTTGGCTTAAAAGCATTCAAAACAGTAAAGTATAAGGGAATCAGTACAACAAAACAACTGACCATAATAAACAGCAAGGAAAAAAAGATATTCACTCTTTGACTCTTCTTCAAGACAACTCCACCTCATTTCTAGAAGTAAGCTTCATCTGACCGAAAGAGATAATCACCAGAATCAAGACGAAAAGAACAGATTTAGCCGCTCCATATGCCATCTGGTTACTCCTGAAGGCAGTTGCATAGATATTCATCATTACGCCCTCCGAAGTTCGATAGGGGTTACCGTTTGTAAGGGAGAGATTGGTATCATACAGCAGCATCGCCCAGTTAATAGCGATAAATAAACACCGTGTTATTGTGCCCCGTAAAAGTGGAATTGTAATGGAACGCAACATCTGCCAACGAGTTGCGCCGTCAACGATAGCCGCCTCATAATAATCTTTGGATATTGCGGCAATACCAGAATTGTAAATAATCATCAGATATCCTGACAGTGACCAAATCATGACAATTACCAGTGCCCAGAAAGATGATTCCGGAGTTGTGAACCATTCCTGAGCGAACCACTTGATTCCACTCCATTTTCCAAACTGAACAAAAACGTTCTGGAAAATAAACCGCCACAGAAAGCCCAACACAACACCCCCAATGATACGTGGTGCATAAATCAGTGCCCGCCAGAAATTCTTAAGGGGAATGTCACCAGACAAAACATAAGCCCAGGCGAAACCAATTAGGTTGGAAAACACTACAACCACAACGGAAAATTTAATTGTAAACCAGAAGGATGTCCAGTAGGTTTTATCTTTTAGCGATCTTGCATAATTTTGAATTCCAATGAACTTATAAGTCGGATTAATTCCATTCCAGTTTGTAAAAGAGTAAAATAATTCGCTCACTAATGGTATTAAAAACAGCAATGTGAATACCAACATAGCCGGTCCTATGAACAATGTATAATTACCAAAGTTTTTAATGTTCTTTTGAAATTTACTGGATTTTTCATTATTCAATTAGATCTATCCCTCCTTCATAATTATTGTGCTGATTTTATATGATATATACAAAGTACTTTTATATAATATACACAATACATCAAGAAGAGTTTTTACAAAACATATTTTTTTGACATAA comes from the Blautia liquoris genome and includes:
- a CDS encoding cupin domain-containing protein, with protein sequence MSQFYIARAAEIEKQYDARGFAITELLADSHDGSVRNYKGFLKAGSEIKPELSKDKVVIYMFGKGSGYVADCDKVHNIEEKVSFYFPNFDQNPYRIHAFEDMEFVKSVVTMDDYDWDDYQHSHIRLPYFRSLSQCVRYDQDCKGANTTSWHVLNPKQLGHVIIGVVRAVGEGTDEKGHPAVHQWNYCLGNADFELTVDGESTQTKSGDWSFIPAGPDHSLMAKSGQEVFYVWYEQYSRGAGDYIVKLAKGEME
- a CDS encoding ABC transporter substrate-binding protein, coding for MKKKIISLLLMVTMSATLFACGSVDGKSSQNSEKSRSKESMSDKSGKTPVKMAVWGSGAAENHKKAAEAFNAAHDNIEFDVEMQTGDYNQFLGAKVASDDLPDLFWLNPYSQVQEFAKNDRIMDLSDQDFIPEIYDFAKEASSYEGKVYAYPLEIEMLGIFYNQDLFEKAGITEVPETFSELKDVCAKLNEKNITPFAATYQESWTLNHLFSCLQGTAVGDYKTWINDMNEGKGSFKNKNSDREFEFMDLMKENSGSNYMDADSTSGFNAFASGEAAMILTGEFSLLNAESIDPNLKAGLFAVPLTDDPQDAKLDVDVGICVVVNKNTKHPDEVKEVLKFLNDPENGWGSYTRNTMGSSVAPMDCDSKLSYPYLDDYNQYMRDNQIKPWVYLQLESGANDLIGPAIQGYFSGITDEKQTLADLDTKYSELLE
- a CDS encoding carbohydrate ABC transporter permease; amino-acid sequence: MAKEISKKSTVKSIICLLAGLIFMLPVFLIVMNAFKPNKEILTSFLSLPKSLYLDNFKQAMDSMNFSTAFRNTLFVTAFTVLIACIISFTSAYGISHLDGKLGDGLYLLFVLGHIIPFHAVMIAISILAKNLNLTNTHLGLIIFNSGFFTSFGVMTYVGFLKSVPRELEEAAAIDGASPFRTMTQIILPLVKSSTVTLVILYFLWTWNDLLLPTIIISDESLRTITVNLYMFKTTTNAQWNLLIAGLTVSMIPIIVIYIAGQKYITSGLTAGAVK
- a CDS encoding carbohydrate ABC transporter permease yields the protein MSNYLNKKNKKFYLLLVVPSLVFYGIAIIWPLLFETIPSSFYNWNLIKGTKIFNGFTNYVKLFRDKTFIHAIVFTVLLGIASILISNVAGFLIAYLLDSKIRWKGVTRSLFFIPNIISGVMVSFVWLFLFTGVIPSFAKMVHLNKIAEVSWFGDAKMAAIAVLLVTTWQEIGFLMMLYIAGLQTIPKDIIEAALLDGCTGIKKIFHIQLPLLMPTITINLFVSISGAFKAFDIPLSLTRGGPANSTQTIALNIYNDAFGAFKTGYASAKSMVLFLMVCVIAMIQLTLTRRREVQL
- a CDS encoding MATE family efflux transporter, translating into MLEKKISIGKSKWKQDIDMLTGKPVKLVMLFSLPLVFGNIFQQLYYITDAVIVGKFINIQALAAVNSCSWVIWLFNAIARDLSSTLSILVSYNVGKDNRDRLKKIVGNAGTLTLILALTLTILVESNLKLIFQIFKVPSEILAMTRDYFFIIFLGIPFIFIYNVAVALLRGIGNSKITLYAISTSTIINVGLDLLFIVGFGWGVKGGAIATVIAQFMAMLIALVPLCKSSMFPRQRSDWKLEQKLMRQIAELWLPMLVNSAVISLGGSLVSSQVNAIGPFFTAGVSSATKIFTLLESVIMAIQTGLSVFIGQNLGAGKIKRVKKGVYQIILVALIITAVLNIFVQIFAPQLANIFLLRTDELYDQTLRVTVTNVRVTTLGMFIMTPMYLYRVAIQTLGHPKYPMYAAFLQLAARAFSIFVLSIYIGEYAYYLATVLAWLVTLPVVAIPYNKNIRDLERRSRPFLE
- a CDS encoding cupin domain-containing protein — translated: MEQKYLKNFYVDKASDIAARAQFDDNGFAKAELLPGIYKDGITSYKCFLKAGHRISPELFSDKSVIIFFGKGQGELIDCDGKHQITEVAFYVPYMEKEEYEIHAIEDMEFVLNIVEMNQSDMAAFNRWHIRLPYFRLHSECIQYIQDCKGPNTEARMILCPKWMGRVILGTTRAIGEGTVEAGHPKVHQWNYCVGASDFHMSVGYKAKNNMETVSQQAGDWSFIPAGADHDLVADPDKEVYYIWFEHYADEKAMDKM
- a CDS encoding carbohydrate ABC transporter permease is translated as MKKSQRVNIFFSLLFIMVSCFVVLIPLYFTVLNAFKPNAEITESIAALPKNPTLQNFMTAWKRLDYPKVLGNTLIITIFSALGTVILSGMTGYWLARHRNWFTKLCFGLILCGMCVPFQCIMITFAKMIGVLNMGNHFLGVIISNWTFSLPMSIFLVTGAVKVLPLEIEESAIIDGCSAFTLYWRIVFPLTKGTTFTIVSLEVLKYWNNYLMTQFILTKPQKRTIQIAMMSLFNEALFSWDVAVAAVTLSILPLFIFFIAAQKQVLSSVTVGAVKG
- a CDS encoding MBL fold metallo-hydrolase, whose amino-acid sequence is MSDFYKDNMNLYQINGFDIQEVAKDVYAIDEFGIDIMYLVIGTKKALLIDTGIGLGDIRAVVETMTDLPYVVVNTHHHYDHAGGNGHFDCVYAPENAISVIKSQNNVKQRQEFFEEQKARMEYNHMASLTYDAKFVKQYNLKGIREGDRFLLGNRELEVIETPGHTKDSICLLDSENRILFSADTIVSTPTLIFDSYSDTMENYLLSLKKLRDRRDEYELIFPGHYLRPIGELYIDHMIKCVEEVLNGHLLDHIHENKSAEKTEYIHRYGLASVLYNKGRI
- a CDS encoding ABC transporter substrate-binding protein, which codes for MKKIKTIALLMTMLMAVSAFGGCGSSDKDDGKKQTTVVKSNVKSESTDIKKLPAGSIDLTVMLPLGQWTDNFDVLVDSYKADHPEIGEITATFPSSDKYEDLLVSALSAGELPNIITLGYGIRRESWWQYCEDLSTGCEAYNLLTKEQIANGTNGDYGMQVLPVVIEGTGILYNTRILKETGWDHTPQTRDELLQYCKDLKAKGVQPFMMPWAETYLNLFNNVGNYWLLNKEDGGKETLDKLLNGEDVGLDKDPEMAELLDTYEDILMPFAQEGAVSADKWTCRNAFFAEECAMLVGEGSYETPNIQNSNPKMLDYVKQDILPVSNDADKNKMAIASIAISVTKNDDPNVVACTKDFASYLASSEDARIWHQETMGSPTAIESLEVSDKMPAIAKDVVELVKAGKGVENVYVYMPSSIYTDMEENWAKYVSGVSSRKDFLQRYQQIFNDYKDGIYG